TAAGCTTCATTTTGTGTGCCGCTCAAAACAGCGACTTTTACATCTTAACACCTTCCGAAGTTGGTGTCAACAATAAATTTCAATTTGTTTTTTCGTTGTTGCCGCATCAGCGACGTTTAATACTATAACAAGATTCTCTATTAAACGTCAACCACTTTTACAAAAAAAAATTGAACGCAAAGATCAAAAGATTGATCTCTGCGCTGTTCTCAAATGCTTTTCACCTATGAATAAGCATAGTAGCGATGGTATAAACCTGGACCTTTTGTTTCTCTTTCTACAACTTGAATAATCTTTTTCTCCACTAGATATTCAATCAGCATTCCTAAATCTACTGAGTAACGTTCTAAATTTTCATGACTTAGCAACTCTTGAAATTGCCAGTACTCTTTTTCTTTCATAACCTCTAGCAGATGTCCCGCTCCAATTTCTGTTTTAGAGTGGATTAAGAATTCACTCGCTAGGAATAAAAGTTCTAATCTTTTATCTAGTGACTCTTCGCTTATGACTAACTCTTCATATAGTTTATATATTTCAGGTTCAATCTGTTTCACTTGATTCCATACTGTAACCTCTGGATGAAAGCCATTTTCTATCACAGCTAATCTTCCTAAATGATGAAGTGAATGGACAATATGGTTATAGGCATCTAGATATTGTTTGTTTTCAAAGAATGCTTTCCCATCCATATAGCGTCTTATAAGCTTAGCAAATTCCAAGCCCATTTTTACTTTTCGTCCATAGAACGGAAAGTCTCTTAACTCTTCCTTTAGCCTGTCCATGAACTCGTTTCGGTCAAATAGTATTTTCCCACTATATAACCATTCAAAGATCTTACGGTTGGTTCCAAACATAATCCATTCTCTTAATTGATCTTCATGAACAATATGCAAGGCTGCTTTTTGATCTCCGTAAGCATAATGTTTAACAAATACTTTATGCGAACTATCATTTGTGATAACTAAGAGTACGGCGTCGAAAGTGTCCGTTAGCGGACTTGCTTTTTGGCTTTTTAATATTAAAGTTATTCCTAATGTTGAAGGTAAGCTAGCTTTTTCCTGGTAGATCGGTCGAAGGATATCTTCCATGTCCTCTCCTCCATTTACTTAGTGACATAATCACTATTTTCTACATTTTGATGAAAACTCCTTCTAAAGGATAACATGTTTCAATTGAAATCTATTAACGAAATTTAATTTAAAATGTGATATATTGTTGCCTAGGAGGTACGATGAACATGGCCAAATATTCAAATAAAATAAATAAAATCCGTACCTTTGCGCTGAGTTTAATCTTTGTTGGCTTTATTGTCATGTATGGCGGGATCTTTTTCCGTACTAAACCGATTATCATGACTATTTTCATGCTATTAGGATTACTCTTTATCATCGCAAGTACGATTGTTTATTTCTGGATAGGGATGCTATCCACGAAAGCTGTGCAGGTTACTTGTCCTAATTGTAAAAAAGTGACCAAGTTATTAGGTCGAGTCGACATGTGTATGTATTGTAGAGAGCCTTTAACTCTTGACCGTGAGTTAGAAGGAAAAGAGTTTGACGAGTCTTATAATAAAAAGAAGATGTAAAGAAAAGAGCTAGCACCTTAAATAAGTGCTAGTTTTTTTATGTTGATGGTTGTTTTATTAAAATGGTTTTATAACCGGAACTTAATTTGATTTGGGTTTATAACCGGCATTTATTCTTTTGTAGTCGGGTGGTCGGCTGTCGCACTAAACCATTGGTTAATCGCACTCAAACTGTAATTCTCGCACACAACTGACCATTTTTCGCACTCAAACCGGATTTTGCACTCAAATTATGATTTCCGCACCCAAAACGATTTTTTCGCACTCAAACACAACTTTCCGCACTCATAATTTGTTATTCGCACTCACCGACGTCCGCACCCGCTCACCCAGACTCACTGTGTCACTCCACCACCACTCACCAACCATATTTCCCCCACTCCAACCGTATAAACCCCGCATTTATTAACTGCCATTCAGTCAAAGCCTCAATTTTATAAAAAACCCGGTTAAAAACCCCTTAAAAACATAAAAAAAGAACGACCCATAAAGAATCGTTCATCTCCGAAATAATTTCTTAGTGCGCTTCCTTTTTCACACATTCATCACACGTTCCGTAAATCTCCATACGGTGATGGCTAATTCTGAAGCCTGTTACATGTGATGCCAACTGTTCGACTTCATCTAACCCAGGGTAGTGGAAGTCAACGATCTTCCCACAGTTTTCACAAATCACATGATAGTGGTCAGTGGTTACAAAATCAAACCGGCTAGATGCATCTCCGTAAGTTAACTCCTTAACGAGACCTACATCCTTGAACACTCGTAAATTGTTGTAAACTGTTGCCACACTCATGTTTGGAAATTTCCCTTCGAGTGCTTTATAAATATCATCAGCAGTCGGATGGCACATTGATTGAATTAAATACTCCAAAATCGCATGACGTTGCGGTGTGATTCTAACACCTGTTTCTTTTAGAGCGGAAAGCGCTTCTTTGAGTTGTATTTCTGTCACCGTCATGCACCTCTTTCCTGTAAAAATTCTTACATTAAAATGTTTATAATTAGTGTACAAAGAAATTGGAGTTTTTGTCAATAATAGCGTACTTTAGTCTGATTCAAATTATACTTGGTGAAGGTTTTTTTCAGTAAACCCAATTTTTGCATTTATAAATCTTGCCGCTACAAATAGATAGTCTGAAAGTCGATTCAGGTAAGAAAGAACAAGCGGATTAGCTGATTCTCCGAGGCCAACTGCTATTCTTTCTGCCCGTCTCACCACTGTTCGCGCAACATGTAAAGTAGCACCAGCCGGGTGTCCCCCTGGCAAGATAAAGTTTTTTAATGGTTCTAGGCCACTATCTAATTGGTCAATCGCGGATTCAAGTTCCTTAATGTGCTTTTCTTCAAGCTTCCATGCCACTTCTTTTCCAGCTGGGGTTGCCAATTCAGCACCCACATGAAAAAGAATCGTTTGAATCGTATGTATTTGTTTTAATACATCCTCTTTCCCCTCGAAAGACACATCATGTAAAAAGCTCATCCCCTGACCAATCAATGAATTAGCCTCATCACAAGTTCCGTATGCTTCTACTCTGACATCATTTTTGGAAACACGTTGTCCATAGACGAGAGATGTCGTACCTTTGTCTCCCGTTTTCGTATATATTTTCATACTAGTACCCCCTGTCCAAAGAAATTACATTTCTCATTTCACCAGGTACCCCTTTATATATATGAAGATTATGCGAAAAAATGTCAAAAGCACGTGGTAAATATAACGGACTTTTACCCGAAATATGAGGAGTGATGGTTACATTTTCAACACTCCATAATGGATGTGACTCATCTAAAGGTTCTTCCTCCACTACATCTACATAAGCATGAGCAATATCCTTATTTTGCAGCGCCTTAATTAAGATGTCTGTTTGAACCAAATCTCCACGCCCAATGTTTATAAAAACAACCGAATCCTTCATTTGTTTAAAATGCTTTTCTTGAATCAAATGCTTCGTAGTTTCCAGACTTGGGAGTACAGAAACGATATAATCCGCAAGCGGAAGAGCTTCTTCCCAGTTATCCATACTGAACGTTTGATCAAAGTATTCAGCTGGTCGGCCACTTGTATTAACCCCTATCGTCTTCATTCCAAACAGTTGACTGCGTTTTGCAATTTCTCCACCAATGGCACCAGCCCCTAGAACTAGTAAGGTCGCATCACTTAACTCTTGGGTTGGAATACGGCGATTCCATTTCTTATTACCCTGCTCTTGATTAAACGCATCCATTCTTTTCGCATGATGAAGCATATATCCGAGTGTATATTCTGCCATCGGGGTTTTATGGATGCCACGCGCATTCGTTACCAATATGTCTTTTTTCTTTATTCCTTCAAAAGGCATCTTTTCCAATCCCGCTGACATCACTGAGATCCACTTCAAATTTCGAGCTCTCTCAATATCTTGTTCTTCTAAATCTTCACCATATGTAATAAAAACATCTGCTTCTAAAAAAGCATGGTAGGCATCTTCTCCCTTCAGACCTTTATAAAATTCAAAAGTATCCTCAGGAAATTGCTCACGAACTTGTTGTTGAAGTTCCTCTGTAGGTAAGATGGAGGAAACGATTCTCATATTATTCATATCCCCTTTTTTTCTTTATAGTCTAAATACTCTTACTTTCTATTTTATCATTGAATGATTTTTTAGAAAAAGAAAACATAAACAGAAAAAAAAACGAGTCCACCATGTGGACTCGTGACCGAGAAGTATTGAGGAGGTATGCCCTACTATAACGTATTCAGACAGACGAGTTTGGCATGGACAAAAGCCCCTTGTTTGTAAAAATGGGCCGTCCATTTCTTAAGCTTGGCTTTTAATAAACTCAAGCGCATCCTCCACATGACCCGCTACCTTTACTTTACGGTATTCCTTCACCACTTTTCCTTCTGGATCAATGATAAAAGTGGAACGCTCGATCCCCATGTATTCTTTACCGAAGTTTTTCTTAAGCTTCCATACACCGTAGTCTTCAGCAAGCTTATGATCCTCATCCGCCAACAGCAAGAACGGCAGACCGTGCTTATCAATAAATTTTTCATGGGATTTAATTGGATCCGGGCTTACTCCTAGAATCACTGCGTTTAATCCCTCGAAGTCCTTGTGAAGGTCTCTAAAATCACAAGCCTGGGTTGTACATCCAGGAGTCATATCCTTCGGGTAAAAATAAAGAACGACATATTTCCCTCTATAATCTGATAACTTCACCTTTTCCCCATTACTAGCTTCTACTGTAAAATCAGGTGCAACTTGTCCTTCAGAAATGGTCATGGTAATCCTCCTTCGTCTTTTTCACTAGCGTATCGAAACTATGCGAAAAATACAAATTACAAGGATTACTTGTTTTTTAACCCTTCCTCCATCACTACTTTTAAGACAAAGCTCGTAGGTATGAGATATCCGATAAAAGCTTCACTAATCGCAATCCATTTGCCAATTCCCGTCGGAACAAAGTCACCATAACCTACTGTAAAAAGAGTCATGGCACTAACGTATAAGGAGTCGGTCAGCATAGTGAGGTAATTTTTACTATCAGCAAGAGACTGTATCACTGCCATCCCGTTAATTGTTAATACTAGATATAGTAAGGCAAAGCCAATTAAAACCGTTGCATAAAGACTGGCAAAATAAAGGACATGCTCACTTATGGTCGGTCTCCGGGTGTGATCATCTGTCCATACCCCGCCGAGACTTAATGAAAGTATAAATAAAATAATGACTAACAATATAATTAACATGTATGTACTGTGCCTCCTGTTAATGAACTCAGCACCTTTTTTATCCGAACTGTGGCACTTGTTACCTGAACTCAGTCACCGGTTATCCGAACTCAACAACCGAACCACCATCTATTCAAATATATGAACAACCTTGTCCAGAGTATTCTTAATCATTTAGGAAAGCCCACATGACATGCTACAATAAGACGGAAGTTAATTAGAGGAGTGTTTGTATGAACTTTACTGAATCAGAAAAATTACATAAAGAAGCATTAGAACATATAGTGGGCGGAGTGAACAGTCCTTCCCGCTCTTACAAAGCAGTAGGCGGCGGTTCACCTGTGGCAATGGAACGTGCAAAAGGGGCGTACTTTTGGGATGTGGACGGTAATCAGTACATCGATTATCTAGCTGCGTATGGTCCCATTATTACGGGCCATGCTCACCCTCATATTACGAAGGCGATCTCACACGCAGCTGAAACAGGTGTACTTTATGGAACTCCAACGAGACATGAAGTTACGTTTGCCAAAATGTTAAAAGAAGCAATTCCTTCTCTAGAGAAAGTTCGCTTTGTGAACTCTGGTACAGAGGCAGTTATGACGACAATCCGTGTAGCGCGCGCATACACGGGTCGAGACAAAATCTTGAAGTTTGCGGGCTGCTACCATGGACATTCCGATTTAGTGTTAGTTGCCGCTGGATCCGGTCCATCTACATTAGGTACTCCTGATTCTGCAGGGGTTCCAAAAAGTATCGCTCAAGAAGTCATTACGGTTCCTTTTAATGATATTGAGCCATTTAAAGAAGCCTTAGATAAATGGGGAGACCAAATAGCCGCTGTACTAGCGGAACCGATTGTTGGTAACTTTGGAATCGTTGAGCCAAAACCAGGATTTTTAGAGCAAGTGAATGAACTAACTCATAATGCTGGTGCACTCGTGGTTTATGATGAAGTTATTACGGCGTTTCGTTTCATGTACGGTGGTGCCCAAAACATGGTTGGGGTCACTCCAGATTTAACGGCCATGGGTAAAATTATTGGTGGCGGCTTACCAATTGGGGCTTACGGTGGAAGAAAAGATATTATGGAAAAAGTAGCTCCACTCGGACCTGCTTATCAAGCTGGTACAATGGCCGGTAACCCTGCCTCAATCCTTTCAGGCATTGCATGCTTAGAGGTTTTACAACAGGAGGGTGTTTATGAAAAAATGGATCAGCTCGGCGCTAAGCTTGAACAAGGAATCCTCGAGGCTGCCAATAAGCATAAAGTCACCATTACCATTAATCGTTTAAAAGGGGCTCTAACAGTTTATTTCACTGATGAAAAGGTCGTTAACTACGAGCAAGCTGAGAGAACAGATGGGGAAACTTTTGCTCGTTTCTTCAAACTTATGCTCAGCCAAGGAGTGAATCTAGCTCCTTCCAAATACGAAGCTTGGTTCTTAACAACCGAGCACACTGAAGAAGATATTGAAAAAACAATACAAGCGGTAGATTATGCATTCAGTCAGCTTTAATTAGCTAAAGTTTGTAATAAAAATACAGAGTGGTGAATTTACATCCACTCTGTATTTTTATTTTACTCCTTATTGTAAACGTTTTCATAAAAATACACACTTTGTCCTCATACGCTCTAATGTATAATTATTTGAATTCAGAATATTCGTATGATATGATAGGAGTACCGTTCTGAATTTTCCGTTTCTTTTTTCTCCTGTTTTCCCGTATTTACTCCCTTACATAAGCGTTTTGTTTTCTACCATTCTTAAGGAGGTGAAGGCAGCTAAGGAAACCCTTAGTTAAGCCAAAGTTATGAAAAAATGGAGTCCAAAGTTTTTCCGCGAATATAAGCATGCAGAACACGATGCATGTGGAATTGTTGCCTCAATCGAAAAAAACAAAATTCCTACCAAACAAAACATCATGGATTGTATTGATGCCTTAACAACAATGAATCATCGTGCAGGATTTGTAAATGGTGAAGGTGATGGAGTTGGTATACACATCGACATCCCCAAAGATTTGTGGAAAGAAAAACTAGAATCTCACCAAATCTCCCCTTCTCTTGCCGATGACCCTTTTTTTACTGTGGGTCATTTTTTTATCTCACGTGAACACCATCAAGCACAAATCCAGGAGTTAAAAACATTATTGGACTCAGACGGTTTCCAGCTTGTATTTGAATCAACAACTGGAGTCAATGAATCAGCGCTTGGACCAAAAGCACGACTAGAAAACCCTGTCTTTTGGCAAATAGCGGTGCTACCTGAAAATAAGGACGCTGCAGCTTATAACCAAAAGCTGTTTCAATGGACGGTAAAGGCTGAACAAAACGAAAATGTTCATGTTGCTTCCTTTAGTCATTACCACGCTGTATATAAGGTGATGGGTGCTGGCGAGCAGCTTCCGAAGTATTTTAAGGACCTTTCTCACCCGCTCACAGCATCGACCATGACTTTAGGACATAACAGATATTCAACCAACACCTTATCAAGCTTTTTCAGAGTTCAGCCATTTAGCGTTCTCGGTCACAACGGAGAGATTAACACGATTTCGAAGCTTGAAGACGAAGCTCGTATGTTAAATGTTCCTCTCGTAGAAGGGGGAAGTGACTCACAAAACTTAAATAGAACGATAGAGTCATTGATTTCTGAGAAAGGATACTCTCTGTTTGAAGCAGTTGATATCGCCTTCCCTCCTATCATCAATGAAATCAAAGCCTATCCAACACATCTGCAAGATTTATATACCTATATTCGAGAAGCATGGGGTCATTTTGCACAAGGTCCTGCTGGGATCATTTCTCGATTTGGTGACGAGGCTGTATTTAGTGTGGATGCCCTTGGGTTAAGACCACTCTGGATGTTATCCACCGAAACCTCGTATCTGTTCTCTTCTGAGCCTGGCATTAAATTAACATCAGAATATGTTGAAGAACCAAAACCTTTAGGTCCTGGAGAAAAAGTAGGTCTGAAATGGGAAGGGGATCACATTCGTGTTTATTTTATGGATGACTACCAACAAGAAGTCTATAACCGCTTTTCAAAGACTCATAGTCTAGAAGGAATACGAGAGCATCTTGTTCCTCCAACAATTGAGGCTGCCGACAGCAAGGTAACGGATCTCGTGCCTTCCCAAATTTCAAATGGGCAGTACAATGCCTTTGGTTGGGAAAAAGAACACGTTCAGTTATTAGAACAGATGGCACAAAAGGGAGCTGAGCCGATTCGTTCACTTGGTCATGATGCTCCACTAGCTTCCATGAATCCGAATCGATCGAACATTAGTGATTTTATAAAAGAAAGTGTTGCCGTTGTGACAAATCCAGCCATCGACCGCGATCGTGAAACGGAGCATTTTTCTACACGTACCATTCTGGGAAAAAGACCACAACTCGGCGGGGCTTCTGAAGCTGTTGACATTGTTCAA
This DNA window, taken from Bacillus carboniphilus, encodes the following:
- the perR gene encoding peroxide-responsive transcriptional repressor PerR; this translates as MTVTEIQLKEALSALKETGVRITPQRHAILEYLIQSMCHPTADDIYKALEGKFPNMSVATVYNNLRVFKDVGLVKELTYGDASSRFDFVTTDHYHVICENCGKIVDFHYPGLDEVEQLASHVTGFRISHHRMEIYGTCDECVKKEAH
- a CDS encoding glutamate-1-semialdehyde 2,1-aminomutase, with the translated sequence MNFTESEKLHKEALEHIVGGVNSPSRSYKAVGGGSPVAMERAKGAYFWDVDGNQYIDYLAAYGPIITGHAHPHITKAISHAAETGVLYGTPTRHEVTFAKMLKEAIPSLEKVRFVNSGTEAVMTTIRVARAYTGRDKILKFAGCYHGHSDLVLVAAGSGPSTLGTPDSAGVPKSIAQEVITVPFNDIEPFKEALDKWGDQIAAVLAEPIVGNFGIVEPKPGFLEQVNELTHNAGALVVYDEVITAFRFMYGGAQNMVGVTPDLTAMGKIIGGGLPIGAYGGRKDIMEKVAPLGPAYQAGTMAGNPASILSGIACLEVLQQEGVYEKMDQLGAKLEQGILEAANKHKVTITINRLKGALTVYFTDEKVVNYEQAERTDGETFARFFKLMLSQGVNLAPSKYEAWFLTTEHTEEDIEKTIQAVDYAFSQL
- a CDS encoding nucleotidyltransferase-like protein, which encodes MEDILRPIYQEKASLPSTLGITLILKSQKASPLTDTFDAVLLVITNDSSHKVFVKHYAYGDQKAALHIVHEDQLREWIMFGTNRKIFEWLYSGKILFDRNEFMDRLKEELRDFPFYGRKVKMGLEFAKLIRRYMDGKAFFENKQYLDAYNHIVHSLHHLGRLAVIENGFHPEVTVWNQVKQIEPEIYKLYEELVISEESLDKRLELLFLASEFLIHSKTEIGAGHLLEVMKEKEYWQFQELLSHENLERYSVDLGMLIEYLVEKKIIQVVERETKGPGLYHRYYAYS
- the bcp gene encoding thioredoxin-dependent thiol peroxidase; translated protein: MTISEGQVAPDFTVEASNGEKVKLSDYRGKYVVLYFYPKDMTPGCTTQACDFRDLHKDFEGLNAVILGVSPDPIKSHEKFIDKHGLPFLLLADEDHKLAEDYGVWKLKKNFGKEYMGIERSTFIIDPEGKVVKEYRKVKVAGHVEDALEFIKSQA
- a CDS encoding potassium channel family protein; protein product: MLIILLVIILFILSLSLGGVWTDDHTRRPTISEHVLYFASLYATVLIGFALLYLVLTINGMAVIQSLADSKNYLTMLTDSLYVSAMTLFTVGYGDFVPTGIGKWIAISEAFIGYLIPTSFVLKVVMEEGLKNK
- a CDS encoding cob(I)yrinic acid a,c-diamide adenosyltransferase, translating into MKIYTKTGDKGTTSLVYGQRVSKNDVRVEAYGTCDEANSLIGQGMSFLHDVSFEGKEDVLKQIHTIQTILFHVGAELATPAGKEVAWKLEEKHIKELESAIDQLDSGLEPLKNFILPGGHPAGATLHVARTVVRRAERIAVGLGESANPLVLSYLNRLSDYLFVAARFINAKIGFTEKNLHQV
- a CDS encoding YgzB family protein, coding for MAKYSNKINKIRTFALSLIFVGFIVMYGGIFFRTKPIIMTIFMLLGLLFIIASTIVYFWIGMLSTKAVQVTCPNCKKVTKLLGRVDMCMYCREPLTLDRELEGKEFDESYNKKKM
- a CDS encoding D-2-hydroxyacid dehydrogenase; the protein is MRIVSSILPTEELQQQVREQFPEDTFEFYKGLKGEDAYHAFLEADVFITYGEDLEEQDIERARNLKWISVMSAGLEKMPFEGIKKKDILVTNARGIHKTPMAEYTLGYMLHHAKRMDAFNQEQGNKKWNRRIPTQELSDATLLVLGAGAIGGEIAKRSQLFGMKTIGVNTSGRPAEYFDQTFSMDNWEEALPLADYIVSVLPSLETTKHLIQEKHFKQMKDSVVFINIGRGDLVQTDILIKALQNKDIAHAYVDVVEEEPLDESHPLWSVENVTITPHISGKSPLYLPRAFDIFSHNLHIYKGVPGEMRNVISLDRGY